tgtgtgtgtgtgtgtgtgtgtgttcactgctccagatgtgtgttcattgtgtgtgttcacggtgtgtgtgtgtgtgtgtgtgttcactgctccgggtgtgtgtgtgtgttcactgctccagatgtgtgttcactgtgtgtgttcacggtgtgtgtgtgtgtgtgtgtgtgttcactgctctgggtgtgtgtgtgtgtgttcactgctccgggtgtgtgtgtgtgtgttcactgctccagatgtgtgttcactgtgtgtgttcacggtgtgtgtgtgtgtgtgtgtgtgttcactgctccgggtgtgtatgttcccagtgtgggtgtgtgtattcactgctctgggtgtgtgttcactgtgtgtgtgtgtgtgtgtgttcacttctccagatatgtgttcactgtgtgtgttcacggtgtgtgtgtgtgtgtgttcactgctccagatgtgtgttcactgtgtgtgttcacggtgtgtgtgtgtgtgtgttcactgctctgggtgtgtgtgtgtgtgtgtgttcactgctccgggtgtgtgtgtgtgtgtgtgttcactgctccagatgtgtgttcactgtgtgtgttcactgtgtgtgttcacggtgtgtgtgtgtgtgtgttcactgctccagatgtgtgttcattgtgtgtgttcacggtgtgtgtgtgtgtgtgtgtgttcactgctccgggtgtgtgtgtgtgttcactgctccagatgtgtgttcactgtgtgtgttcacggtgtgtgtgtgtgtgtgtgtgtgttcactgctctgggtgtgtgtgtgtgtgttcactgctccgggtgtgtgtgtgtgtgttcactgctccagatgtgtgttcactgtgtgtgttcacggtgtgtgtgtgtgtgtgtgtgtgttcactgctccgggtgtgtatgttcccagtgtgggtgtgtgtattcactgctctgggtgtgtgttcactgtgtgtgtgtgtgtgtgtgttcacttctccagatatgtgttcactgtgtgtgttcacggtgtgtgtgtgtgtgtgttcactgctccagatgtgtgttcactgtgtgtgttcacggtgtgtgtgtgtgtgtgttcactgctctgggtgtgtgtgtgtgtgtgtgttcactgctccgggtgtgtgtgtgtgtgtgtgttcactgctccagatgtgtgttcactgtgtgtgttcactgtgtgtgttcacggtgtgtgtgtgtgtgtgttcactgctctgggtgtgtgtgtgtgtgtgtgttcactgctccgggtgtgtgtgtgtgtgtgtgttcactgctccagatgtgtattcactgtgtgtgttcacggtgtgtgtgtgtgtgtgtgtgtgtgagcgtgtgtgtgtgtgttcacggtgtgtgtgtgttcactgctctgggtgtgtgtgtgtgtgtatgtgtgtgtgtgttcactgctccagatatttgttcactgtgtgtgttcacggtgtgtgtgtgtgtgtgtgttcactgctccagatgtgtgttcattgtttgtgttcacggtgtgtgtgtgtgtgtgtgtgttcactgctccgggtgtgtgtgtgtgttcactgctccagatgtgtgttcactgtgtgtgttcacggtgtgtgtgtgtgtgtgtgtgtgttcactgctctgggtgtgtgtgtgtgtgttcactgctccgggtgtgtgtgtgtgtgtgtgttcactgctccagatgtgtgttcactgtgtgtgttcacggtgtgtgtgtgtgtgtgtgtgtgtgtgtgtgtgtgtgtgttcactgctccgggtgtgtatgttcccagtgtgggtgtgtgtattcactgctctgggtgtgtgttcactgtgtgtgtgtgtgtgtgtgttcacttctcactgctgtgtgtgtgcacttggatgggttaaatgcagagcacgaattctgagtatggtttcccatacttggcaaatgtcacaactttcacttttttgCTAAATATTACTTCTCAACATAGGCCTACTGTATGTAAATTTTTCCCACTATTGCCTTCATGATCTGTAACTGAACAGCATTCCTTTTAGGGGGATGCTAAAATTCCTTTTATTGTTATACAATCAGACCTCAGGAAAACTAAAGACTTCATCTtgtttgaataattaaataattatcaaaCATGCTTATTCTGAACATAATGATCATTTATCTTATTTtcagaatcaaaaaaaaaaaaattgtagtaatGATTTATGACTCTTTTTTTACAGCATGACAAGCTGTATTAATTGTAgtgttttaattcattaaaatgtcaCATCAGAATttcacagcaaaaataaaaataaaatagaatacataGAATCATAGAAACACACCAAAGATGTATAGTGCAGAGAAAACACAAGCTCTATATTCGGTGCAGTGTGTCTTATTGTAGATGTGAAGATCTGCTGGATTCAGTGCAGCAGGATGAAGGAGAGCAGAGAACAGCAGAGGAACATGAAGCTCTGAGAGACGCTCGCAGCACCGTTACACAGGTTCCCATCACAGCATGAGGCTCCCTGAACATCTCTAACCGATGTGTCAGCATCACAGATAGATTTAGAGACACAGCCTTTTACAACTAGCGACTGGCCACCGAAAATCCctgatgaaaagaaagaaaagagaggttAGTCTAAGTTGGAAACTGGTAAATGTGATCTGTATGTGATCTCAAACATCAGAGAGATAAAGATaatgccttttttctttttttcagattctCACCTGATGCTTTAAAGCA
The nucleotide sequence above comes from Carassius gibelio isolate Cgi1373 ecotype wild population from Czech Republic chromosome B3, carGib1.2-hapl.c, whole genome shotgun sequence. Encoded proteins:
- the LOC127951761 gene encoding urokinase plasminogen activator surface receptor-like, whose product is MDMGIAKTSLACCNTDKCNVQDTPDPSIVPNGKMCYSCDEKSCSNILSCSGSEDRCFKASGIFGGQSLVVKGCVSKSICDADTSVRDVQGASCCDGNLCNGAASVSQSFMFLCCSLLSFILLH